In one Balaenoptera musculus isolate JJ_BM4_2016_0621 chromosome 20, mBalMus1.pri.v3, whole genome shotgun sequence genomic region, the following are encoded:
- the SUZ12 gene encoding polycomb protein SUZ12 isoform X1, protein MAPQKHGGGGGGGSGPSAGSGGGGFGGSAAVAAATASGGKSSGGGCGGGGSYSASSSSSVAAAAGAAVLPVKKPKMEHVQADHELFLQAFEKPTQIYRFLRTRNLIAPIFLHRTLTYMSHRNSRTNIKRKTFKVDDMLSKVEKMKGEQESHSLSAHLQLTFTGFFHKNDKPSQNSENEQNSVTLEVLLVKVCHKKRKDVSCPIRQVPTGKKQVPLNPDLNQTKPGNFPSLAVSSNEFEPSNSHMVKSYSLLFRVTRPGRREFNGMINGETNENIDVNEELPARRKRNREDGEKTFVAQMTVFDKNRRLQLLDGEYEVAMQEMEECPISKKRATWETILDGKRLPPFETFSQGPTLQFTLRWTGETNDKSTAPIAKPLATRNSESLHQENKPGSVKPTQTIAVKESLTTDLQTRKEKDTSNENRQKLRIFYQFLYNNNTRQQTEARDDLHCPWCTLNCRKLYSLLKHLKLCHSRFIFNYVYHPKGARIDVSINECYDGSYAGNPQDIHRQPGFAFSRNGPVKRTPITHILVCRPKRTKASMSEFLESEDGEVEQQRTYSSGHNRLYFHSDTCLPLRPQEMEVDSEDEKDPEWLREKTITQIEEFSDVNEGEKEVMKLWNLHVMKHGFIADNQMNHACMLFVENYGQKIIKKNLCRNFMLHLVSMHDFNLISIMSIDKAVTKLREMQQKLEKGESASPANEEITEEQNGTANGFSEINSKEKALETDGVSGVSKQSKKQKL, encoded by the exons ATGGCGCCTCAGAAGCacggcggtgggggagggggcggctcGGGGCCCAGCGCGGGGTCCGGGGGAGGCGGCTTCGGGGGttcggcggcggtggcggcggcgacGGCGTCGGGCGGCAAATCCAGCGGCGGGGGCTGTGGAGGCGGCGGCAGTTActcggcctcctcctcctcctccgtggCGGCAGCGGCGGGGGCCGCGGTGTTACCGGTGAAGAAGCCGAAAATGGAGCACGTCCAGGCTGACCACGAGCTTTTCCTCCAGGCCTTTGAGA AACCAACGCAGATCTATAGGTTTCTTCGAACGCGAAATCTTATAGCG ccaatatttttGCATAGAACTCTTACTTACATGTCTCATCGAAACTCCAGAACAAACATCAAAAG GAAAACATTTAAAGTTGATGATATGTTatcaaaagtagagaaaatgaaaggagagCAAGAATCTCATAG cttGTCAGCTCATCTGCAGCTTACATTTACTGGTTTCTTCCACAAAAATG ATAAGCCAtcacaaaattcagaaaatgaacaaaattctgTTACCCTGGAAGTCCTGCTTGTGAAAGtttgccacaaaaaaagaaag GATGTAAGTTGTCCAATAAGGCAAGTTCCTACAGGTAAAAAGCAGGTGCCTTTGAATCCTGACCTCAATCAAACAAAACCTGGAAATTTCCCGTCCCTTGCAGTTTCCAGTAATGAATTTGAACCTAGTAACAGCCATATGGTGAAGTCTTACTCATTGCTATTTAGAGTGACTCGTCCAGGAAGAAGAGAGTTTAATGGAATGATTAATGGAGAAACCAATGAAAAtattg ATGTCAATGAAGAACTTCCAGCTAGAAGAAAACGAAATCGTGAAGATGGGGAAAAAACATTTGTTGCACAAATGACAGTATTTGATAAAAACAG GCGCTTACAGCTTTTAGATGGGGAATATGAAGTAGCCATGCAGGAAATGGAAGAATGTCCAATAAGCAAGAAAAGAGCAACATGGGAGACTATTCTTGATGGGAAG agactGCCTCCATTTGAAACATTTTCTCAGGGACCTACGTTGCAGTTCACTCTTCGTTGGACAGGAGAGACCAATGATAAATCTACAGCTCCTATCGCCAAACCTCTTGCCACTAGAAATTCAGAGAGTCTCCATCAAGAAAACAAGCCTGGTTCAGTTAAACCTACTCAAACTATTG CTGTTAAAGAATCGTTGACTACAGATCtgcaaacaagaaaagaaaaagatacttcAAATGAAAACCgacaaaaattaagaatattttatcaG ttcctttaTAACAACAACACAAGACAGCAAACTGAAGCAAGAGATGACCTGCATTGCCCTTGGTGCACTCTGAACTGCCGCAAACTCTACAGCTTGCTCAAACATCTTAAACTCTGCCATAGCAGGTTTATCTTCAACTATGTG TATCATCCAAAAGGTGCTAGGATAGATGTTTCTATCAACGAGTGTTATGATGGCTCCTATGCAGGAAATCCTCAGGATATTCATCGCCAACCTGGATTTGCTTTTAGTCGCAATGGACCAGTAAAGAGAACACCTATCACACACATTCTTGTGTGCAG gCCAAAACGAACAAAAGCAAGCATGTCTGAATTTCTTGAATCCGAAGATGGAGAAGTGGAACAGCAACGAACATACAGTAGTGGACACAATCGCCTGTATTTCCATAGTGATACTTGTTTACCTCTCCGTCCACAAGAAATGGAAGTAGATAGTGAAGATGAAAAAGATCCTGAATGGCTAAGAGAAAAAACCattact caaattgagGAATTTTCTGATGTtaatgaaggagagaaagaagtgatGAAACTCTGGAATCTCCATGTCATGAAGCATGG GTTTATTGCTGACAATCAAATGAATCATGCCTGTATGCTGTTTGTAGAAAACTATGgacagaaaataattaagaagaaTTTATGTCGAAACTTCATGCTTCATCTAGTCAGCATGCATGACTTTAACCTTATTAGCATAATGTCAATAGATAAAGCTGTTACCAAGCTCCGTGAAATgcaacaaaaattagaaaaaggagaatCTGCTTCCCCTGCAAAtgaagaaatcactgaagaacaAAATGGGACAGCAAATGGATTTAGtgaaattaactcaaaagagaAAGCTTTGGAAACAGATGGTGTCTCAGGGGTTTCAAAacagagcaaaaaacaaaaactctga
- the SUZ12 gene encoding polycomb protein SUZ12 isoform X2 → MAPQKHGGGGGGGSGPSAGSGGGGFGGSAAVAAATASGGKSSGGGCGGGGSYSASSSSSVAAAAGAAVLPVKKPKMEHVQADHELFLQAFEKPTQIYRFLRTRNLIAPIFLHRTLTYMSHRNSRTNIKSLSAHLQLTFTGFFHKNDKPSQNSENEQNSVTLEVLLVKVCHKKRKDVSCPIRQVPTGKKQVPLNPDLNQTKPGNFPSLAVSSNEFEPSNSHMVKSYSLLFRVTRPGRREFNGMINGETNENIDVNEELPARRKRNREDGEKTFVAQMTVFDKNRRLQLLDGEYEVAMQEMEECPISKKRATWETILDGKRLPPFETFSQGPTLQFTLRWTGETNDKSTAPIAKPLATRNSESLHQENKPGSVKPTQTIAVKESLTTDLQTRKEKDTSNENRQKLRIFYQFLYNNNTRQQTEARDDLHCPWCTLNCRKLYSLLKHLKLCHSRFIFNYVYHPKGARIDVSINECYDGSYAGNPQDIHRQPGFAFSRNGPVKRTPITHILVCRPKRTKASMSEFLESEDGEVEQQRTYSSGHNRLYFHSDTCLPLRPQEMEVDSEDEKDPEWLREKTITQIEEFSDVNEGEKEVMKLWNLHVMKHGFIADNQMNHACMLFVENYGQKIIKKNLCRNFMLHLVSMHDFNLISIMSIDKAVTKLREMQQKLEKGESASPANEEITEEQNGTANGFSEINSKEKALETDGVSGVSKQSKKQKL, encoded by the exons ATGGCGCCTCAGAAGCacggcggtgggggagggggcggctcGGGGCCCAGCGCGGGGTCCGGGGGAGGCGGCTTCGGGGGttcggcggcggtggcggcggcgacGGCGTCGGGCGGCAAATCCAGCGGCGGGGGCTGTGGAGGCGGCGGCAGTTActcggcctcctcctcctcctccgtggCGGCAGCGGCGGGGGCCGCGGTGTTACCGGTGAAGAAGCCGAAAATGGAGCACGTCCAGGCTGACCACGAGCTTTTCCTCCAGGCCTTTGAGA AACCAACGCAGATCTATAGGTTTCTTCGAACGCGAAATCTTATAGCG ccaatatttttGCATAGAACTCTTACTTACATGTCTCATCGAAACTCCAGAACAAACATCAAAAG cttGTCAGCTCATCTGCAGCTTACATTTACTGGTTTCTTCCACAAAAATG ATAAGCCAtcacaaaattcagaaaatgaacaaaattctgTTACCCTGGAAGTCCTGCTTGTGAAAGtttgccacaaaaaaagaaag GATGTAAGTTGTCCAATAAGGCAAGTTCCTACAGGTAAAAAGCAGGTGCCTTTGAATCCTGACCTCAATCAAACAAAACCTGGAAATTTCCCGTCCCTTGCAGTTTCCAGTAATGAATTTGAACCTAGTAACAGCCATATGGTGAAGTCTTACTCATTGCTATTTAGAGTGACTCGTCCAGGAAGAAGAGAGTTTAATGGAATGATTAATGGAGAAACCAATGAAAAtattg ATGTCAATGAAGAACTTCCAGCTAGAAGAAAACGAAATCGTGAAGATGGGGAAAAAACATTTGTTGCACAAATGACAGTATTTGATAAAAACAG GCGCTTACAGCTTTTAGATGGGGAATATGAAGTAGCCATGCAGGAAATGGAAGAATGTCCAATAAGCAAGAAAAGAGCAACATGGGAGACTATTCTTGATGGGAAG agactGCCTCCATTTGAAACATTTTCTCAGGGACCTACGTTGCAGTTCACTCTTCGTTGGACAGGAGAGACCAATGATAAATCTACAGCTCCTATCGCCAAACCTCTTGCCACTAGAAATTCAGAGAGTCTCCATCAAGAAAACAAGCCTGGTTCAGTTAAACCTACTCAAACTATTG CTGTTAAAGAATCGTTGACTACAGATCtgcaaacaagaaaagaaaaagatacttcAAATGAAAACCgacaaaaattaagaatattttatcaG ttcctttaTAACAACAACACAAGACAGCAAACTGAAGCAAGAGATGACCTGCATTGCCCTTGGTGCACTCTGAACTGCCGCAAACTCTACAGCTTGCTCAAACATCTTAAACTCTGCCATAGCAGGTTTATCTTCAACTATGTG TATCATCCAAAAGGTGCTAGGATAGATGTTTCTATCAACGAGTGTTATGATGGCTCCTATGCAGGAAATCCTCAGGATATTCATCGCCAACCTGGATTTGCTTTTAGTCGCAATGGACCAGTAAAGAGAACACCTATCACACACATTCTTGTGTGCAG gCCAAAACGAACAAAAGCAAGCATGTCTGAATTTCTTGAATCCGAAGATGGAGAAGTGGAACAGCAACGAACATACAGTAGTGGACACAATCGCCTGTATTTCCATAGTGATACTTGTTTACCTCTCCGTCCACAAGAAATGGAAGTAGATAGTGAAGATGAAAAAGATCCTGAATGGCTAAGAGAAAAAACCattact caaattgagGAATTTTCTGATGTtaatgaaggagagaaagaagtgatGAAACTCTGGAATCTCCATGTCATGAAGCATGG GTTTATTGCTGACAATCAAATGAATCATGCCTGTATGCTGTTTGTAGAAAACTATGgacagaaaataattaagaagaaTTTATGTCGAAACTTCATGCTTCATCTAGTCAGCATGCATGACTTTAACCTTATTAGCATAATGTCAATAGATAAAGCTGTTACCAAGCTCCGTGAAATgcaacaaaaattagaaaaaggagaatCTGCTTCCCCTGCAAAtgaagaaatcactgaagaacaAAATGGGACAGCAAATGGATTTAGtgaaattaactcaaaagagaAAGCTTTGGAAACAGATGGTGTCTCAGGGGTTTCAAAacagagcaaaaaacaaaaactctga